A region from the Desulfomarina profundi genome encodes:
- a CDS encoding glycosyltransferase gives MAKVDMHCHSIHSDQPIHWIFRKLGARESYTPPDELYHRLKSLGMDFVTITDHNRIDGCLELKEKYDDTFISCEFTVSFPHEPAEIHLCAYDITEQQFTAALKLRHDIREFAEFFREENTLVSVPHPFHCNRGKLTLNHLEQVLLLFDCFEEINGLQMETANRMQQEFFENLTPEFLHVLQEKHDITPVGRQPWKKSRIGGSDDHSSFFLGRCWTEVENAADYQSFLDGIKAKKSRGRGQSMTALAFSHSTQSNWINAILDQYCKPGSFDDRLIKVVSKVRPQSRTRKIINRLASVSETKTVVGRRPSFIKKYILKKLIRLRLLLFLFAQKKFLNQQLQDDCECLAMDVPIGSAIELESFKSTIKQLMKDWRDTDLLFNRNPSRDLQEETYRFISTIFNTLYRYSFGQWLYHIQTGNIPEAFAKLSLIVPGILPAVPYIMGYKHFFYDNEYLNNIGTTWNLQHSPTNQAEKWAWFTDTLVDVNGAAQIIRKYTELARQSTVPITAITSHPVQPDYDGDFINFKPLFHFPLPEYESMTLAIPPILDLIHHCEQQGYTRLIISSPGPIGLLGLWIANLLSIPVSGIYHTDLPGYTGRLTGDPTMEQAAWQLIRFFYGRMDKVFTLSEAYRQKLIEHGIAEEKLHLFAKGIDVDFFRPGKANMELRERWDARDSTILLYVGRVSKEKDLDILVESYRKIRPSREDISLVIVGDGPYLNELKEKTTDLPGIIFTGFIVGEELAEIYRSCDIFVFPSTTDTYGTVLLEAQGSGLPAIVSDSGGPQEVIVDRETGLVTRAKSVESFTDGLLRLLNNPELCHEMGKKGRALVEEKSWQNAFHSFLAEHVKIDENLKN, from the coding sequence GTGGCAAAAGTTGACATGCACTGCCATTCGATCCATTCCGACCAGCCCATCCATTGGATATTCAGGAAACTCGGCGCCAGGGAAAGCTATACTCCGCCGGATGAACTGTATCATCGCCTGAAATCCCTGGGAATGGATTTTGTCACCATCACCGACCATAACCGGATAGACGGCTGTCTTGAACTGAAAGAAAAATATGACGACACCTTTATAAGCTGTGAATTTACTGTCAGTTTTCCGCACGAGCCGGCGGAAATCCATCTCTGTGCCTATGACATCACCGAACAGCAGTTTACGGCAGCCCTGAAACTCCGCCATGACATAAGGGAGTTTGCCGAATTTTTCAGGGAAGAAAACACCCTTGTCTCAGTTCCCCATCCCTTTCACTGCAACAGGGGAAAACTGACACTGAACCATCTGGAACAGGTCCTCCTGCTCTTTGACTGCTTTGAGGAAATAAATGGACTGCAGATGGAAACTGCCAACCGCATGCAGCAGGAATTTTTTGAGAATCTCACCCCGGAATTTTTACATGTCCTCCAGGAAAAACATGATATCACCCCCGTTGGCCGGCAACCCTGGAAGAAGAGCAGGATCGGTGGCTCTGATGATCACTCCTCCTTTTTCCTGGGTCGCTGCTGGACTGAAGTGGAAAACGCAGCAGATTATCAATCCTTTCTTGACGGTATAAAGGCAAAAAAAAGTCGCGGCAGGGGTCAGAGTATGACAGCTCTGGCTTTCAGCCATTCCACCCAGTCAAACTGGATCAATGCCATTCTCGACCAGTACTGCAAACCCGGCTCCTTTGATGACCGACTGATCAAAGTTGTCTCAAAAGTCAGGCCCCAGTCACGAACCCGGAAAATAATCAACCGACTGGCCTCGGTCAGCGAAACAAAAACCGTAGTGGGCCGTCGCCCCTCGTTTATAAAAAAATACATCCTCAAGAAACTCATCCGCCTGCGCCTGCTTCTCTTTCTCTTTGCCCAGAAAAAATTTCTCAACCAGCAGTTGCAGGATGATTGCGAATGCCTGGCCATGGATGTACCCATCGGTTCAGCCATAGAATTGGAATCGTTTAAATCAACAATAAAACAGCTGATGAAGGACTGGCGGGACACGGACCTGCTGTTTAACCGCAACCCGTCACGTGATCTGCAGGAAGAGACTTACAGGTTTATTTCCACCATCTTTAACACCCTCTACAGGTACTCCTTCGGCCAGTGGCTTTACCATATACAGACAGGCAATATTCCGGAGGCCTTTGCCAAACTCTCCCTGATTGTACCGGGTATCCTGCCGGCAGTCCCCTATATCATGGGATACAAACATTTCTTTTATGATAATGAATACTTGAATAATATAGGTACCACCTGGAATCTACAACACTCCCCCACCAACCAGGCAGAAAAATGGGCCTGGTTTACCGACACCCTGGTGGATGTGAACGGCGCCGCCCAGATCATCCGGAAATATACGGAACTGGCCAGGCAGAGCACCGTTCCCATAACCGCCATCACCAGTCATCCGGTTCAGCCCGATTATGACGGGGATTTCATTAATTTCAAACCGCTCTTCCATTTCCCCCTCCCGGAATATGAATCCATGACCCTGGCCATACCACCGATACTGGACCTCATCCACCACTGTGAACAGCAGGGTTATACACGACTGATCATTTCCAGCCCGGGACCGATCGGGCTGCTGGGCCTGTGGATCGCCAACCTTCTCTCCATCCCGGTCTCCGGTATTTATCACACCGACCTTCCCGGCTACACGGGCCGTCTCACTGGTGATCCGACTATGGAACAGGCAGCCTGGCAGTTAATCCGCTTTTTCTATGGAAGAATGGACAAGGTCTTCACACTGAGCGAAGCATACAGACAGAAGCTGATTGAACATGGTATTGCCGAAGAAAAACTCCACCTCTTTGCCAAGGGTATTGATGTTGACTTTTTCAGGCCCGGCAAGGCCAATATGGAACTGAGGGAACGCTGGGACGCGCGGGACAGTACCATTCTGCTCTACGTCGGGCGGGTTTCAAAAGAAAAAGACCTGGATATCCTGGTGGAAAGTTACCGGAAAATCCGTCCATCCCGTGAAGACATCTCCCTTGTCATCGTTGGGGATGGACCCTATCTCAACGAACTGAAGGAAAAGACAACCGATCTGCCGGGAATTATTTTTACAGGCTTTATTGTTGGAGAAGAACTGGCTGAAATCTATCGAAGCTGTGATATTTTTGTCTTTCCGTCCACCACCGACACCTACGGAACCGTTCTCCTGGAAGCCCAGGGTTCCGGACTGCCTGCCATCGTCAGTGATTCAGGCGGCCCTCAAGAGGTCATCGTCGACCGGGAAACCGGCCTGGTCACCAGGGCAAAAAGCGTGGAAAGTTTTACTGACGGTCTGCTTCGCCTGCTGAACAATCCTGAACTTTGCCACGAAATGGGGAAAAAAGGAAGAGCGCTGGTGGAAGAAAAAAGCTGGCAGAACGCCTTTCATTCTTTTCTTGCAGAACACGTGAAAATAGACGAGAATTTAAAAAACTGA
- a CDS encoding glycosyltransferase, whose translation MIFLDINTFYGPRGGGIRTYHQAKINYFLTHPADSYILIYPGPDRREQRIGQNVHLVQLRGKAITSDPDGYRFLLDYSRLFQLIQRAKPDVIEAGDPYLTEFFTLFSPFRNRMIRASFFHSDSPETYLDPWLAGKKIPAGKTIAGIGKKLFLAMQKKFDTTLVPSLLLADKLKTHGIRRVKYTPFGSDPLMLETYTERKFTQNQGKTALLYAARLDGEKSIDILLNSIPELLLNENISITVAGRGQYEKKFAAISHPRYHFAGFISSRSKLAELFNRNQVFLATGQYETFGFAVLEAMAAGLVVVGPDRGETGLRLRHLYSPFMYRGGDQQDFIEKIKHACSSNLEPWAQRGHNYARKFGSWDQAIERMIVHYRHLLYNYKPVPSNHR comes from the coding sequence ATGATCTTTCTGGATATCAATACATTCTACGGGCCACGCGGCGGCGGTATTCGCACCTATCACCAGGCGAAAATCAATTATTTCCTGACACACCCTGCCGATTCCTACATTCTCATCTACCCCGGCCCCGACCGCCGGGAACAGAGAATCGGCCAGAATGTACATCTGGTCCAACTGCGTGGCAAGGCGATTACCTCCGACCCGGATGGTTACAGGTTCCTGCTCGATTATTCCCGGCTTTTTCAGCTCATTCAGAGAGCAAAACCGGACGTTATTGAGGCGGGAGACCCCTACCTGACCGAATTTTTCACACTCTTTTCCCCCTTCCGAAACAGAATGATCCGCGCCTCCTTTTTCCACTCTGATTCACCGGAAACCTACCTGGACCCATGGCTGGCCGGGAAAAAAATTCCCGCAGGAAAGACCATCGCCGGAATTGGGAAAAAGCTGTTTCTTGCCATGCAGAAAAAATTTGACACGACCCTGGTTCCCTCGCTTCTGCTCGCAGATAAATTAAAAACCCATGGTATTCGACGGGTAAAATATACACCCTTCGGCAGTGACCCGCTGATGCTGGAAACATATACAGAAAGAAAGTTCACCCAAAACCAGGGAAAAACAGCACTGCTCTATGCCGCACGACTGGATGGTGAAAAAAGCATCGATATCCTCCTGAACAGTATCCCGGAACTTCTCCTGAACGAGAATATCTCCATTACCGTGGCAGGCAGGGGACAATATGAGAAAAAGTTTGCCGCAATCAGCCATCCCCGGTATCATTTTGCGGGTTTTATTTCCTCAAGGAGCAAACTGGCGGAACTTTTCAACAGGAACCAGGTTTTTCTTGCAACCGGCCAGTATGAAACATTTGGTTTTGCGGTGCTGGAAGCCATGGCCGCCGGACTCGTGGTGGTTGGTCCGGATCGAGGAGAAACCGGCCTGCGATTGAGACATCTCTACTCCCCATTTATGTACAGGGGGGGAGATCAACAGGATTTTATAGAGAAAATCAAACACGCCTGCAGCAGTAATCTTGAACCGTGGGCCCAAAGAGGACACAATTACGCCAGAAAATTCGGCAGCTGGGATCAGGCCATTGAACGGATGATAGTTCATTACAGACACCTGTTATACAATTATAAACCTGTACCTTCCAACCACCGGTAA
- a CDS encoding MMPL family transporter, translating to MKLQNLLNALARSVCRHPFIWLVITFLPTLPSFYNISRLALNTDVIRLLPDSSPAAMWTKKLEKTVSDGGFFTILIKGDDRAKLIKTVEKTAKRVERIDVVGSVTYTYPKSFIDHFRYLLISTNYLEKILDYTLSIKAELNPFTTDLLSGEGNGVAAVSDRDEDEIKRLFDRYSKLTRYHESPDGKIIGIFIRPKAGFSNIANLHSLLVKLETISREITATTGLWSGVGGSQINNLKEYDVILSDLKRSGTITMIAVVLILILSFRSISVLPVLLYPLGAGLLWAFALVPPVLGDLNIITSFLLIVLFGMGIDYSIHLVKRFQQELRLYTPEQALILTYKSTGISVMASGLTTGLALLVLTASDFRGFSEFGLIGGGTILIMLLSMVTVMPPTMLVAYRFGLVKPLAPPKNHRKKLFAKTAVITTLLLPLCLFLSVKNLKFNYDFNKLKPQIVQDETFNKRNKEVYKTRYMSPGALYLAPDIPNLDRLLQAVNTSMKLEHSFFQKVTSVRTFAPTRKDRLQRAALIGKIQEELQGSWIRKIKDPLIHDWALDIRDWQLPEQGPDLDMLPKNLLNSLTAKNEDGKLFYLAGIYPNVSRGNGKNAMAFTREMYNLKLPDSVQGPVGEMPVFAEILWTVIDEGPWTLIFSFAGVFLLIFLSVRSLKESLFISLPLVTGLIMTTGIMALTDFRLNFFNVVIFPALIGMGVDSGFTITGAGRSSKVTHPRASVNCSHRFPSVPSPPLPGIPAWFSLTIPDYAQSASWLPWDLHVSG from the coding sequence ATGAAGCTGCAAAACCTTCTTAACGCCCTGGCGCGTTCTGTCTGCCGACACCCGTTCATCTGGCTTGTCATTACTTTTCTACCGACACTGCCGTCTTTTTACAACATTTCCAGGCTTGCTCTCAATACAGATGTCATCCGTCTCCTGCCGGACTCAAGTCCCGCTGCCATGTGGACAAAAAAACTGGAAAAAACTGTTTCAGACGGTGGATTTTTCACCATCCTCATCAAGGGTGACGACCGTGCAAAACTCATAAAAACAGTAGAGAAAACAGCCAAAAGAGTTGAGCGGATTGATGTGGTCGGCAGCGTAACCTATACCTACCCAAAGAGCTTTATCGACCACTTTCGCTACCTGCTTATATCGACAAATTATCTTGAAAAAATACTTGATTATACCCTTTCCATCAAGGCTGAACTGAATCCGTTTACCACTGATCTTCTCTCAGGAGAAGGAAATGGTGTCGCGGCAGTCTCCGATAGAGATGAGGATGAAATCAAGCGACTCTTCGACCGCTATTCCAAACTGACCCGGTACCACGAAAGCCCGGACGGTAAAATAATCGGTATTTTCATCCGTCCAAAGGCGGGTTTCTCCAACATTGCCAATCTCCACTCCCTGCTTGTAAAACTGGAAACCATCAGCCGGGAAATCACCGCTACCACAGGCTTATGGTCGGGAGTTGGTGGATCCCAGATCAATAACCTCAAGGAATATGATGTAATTCTCTCTGATCTCAAACGTTCGGGTACAATTACAATGATCGCTGTGGTGCTGATTCTTATCCTCAGTTTCCGCTCCATTTCCGTATTACCGGTGCTACTCTACCCTCTCGGAGCAGGGCTGCTCTGGGCCTTTGCCCTGGTTCCGCCTGTTCTTGGTGACCTGAATATTATCACCTCCTTTCTCCTGATTGTCCTGTTCGGCATGGGTATAGACTATTCCATCCATCTCGTGAAACGGTTCCAGCAGGAACTGCGTTTATATACTCCGGAACAGGCACTCATCCTTACATACAAGTCGACGGGAATTTCCGTGATGGCCTCAGGACTGACCACCGGCCTGGCCCTCCTGGTCCTTACCGCCTCTGATTTCCGCGGTTTTTCTGAATTCGGCCTTATTGGTGGCGGAACGATTCTCATCATGCTCCTGTCCATGGTTACGGTGATGCCGCCGACAATGCTTGTCGCTTACAGGTTTGGGCTTGTCAAACCCCTTGCACCACCGAAAAATCACCGAAAAAAACTCTTTGCCAAAACAGCCGTCATCACAACGTTACTTCTTCCCCTCTGTCTCTTTCTCTCCGTTAAAAACCTGAAATTCAATTATGATTTCAATAAACTGAAGCCGCAGATCGTCCAGGATGAAACATTTAACAAACGGAATAAAGAGGTTTACAAGACGCGTTACATGTCTCCCGGGGCTCTCTACCTGGCTCCGGACATCCCCAATCTGGATCGGCTCCTGCAGGCTGTCAACACCAGCATGAAACTGGAACATTCCTTTTTCCAGAAAGTGACATCGGTTCGCACCTTTGCCCCCACCCGGAAAGACAGACTACAGCGAGCCGCTCTCATCGGAAAGATCCAGGAGGAGCTCCAGGGCAGCTGGATCAGAAAAATAAAAGATCCCCTTATCCACGACTGGGCTCTGGACATCAGGGACTGGCAGCTACCGGAACAGGGACCAGACCTCGATATGCTGCCGAAAAACCTTCTCAATTCACTGACCGCGAAGAACGAAGATGGCAAACTGTTTTACCTGGCGGGAATTTACCCCAATGTTTCCAGGGGAAACGGTAAAAACGCCATGGCCTTCACCAGGGAAATGTATAATTTGAAACTGCCGGACAGCGTCCAGGGCCCCGTGGGAGAAATGCCTGTATTCGCTGAAATCCTGTGGACCGTAATCGATGAGGGTCCCTGGACACTTATCTTTTCATTTGCCGGAGTTTTCCTGCTGATTTTTCTTTCCGTCCGCTCCCTGAAAGAAAGTCTTTTCATCTCCCTTCCCCTAGTAACCGGGTTGATAATGACCACCGGCATCATGGCATTGACAGATTTCAGACTCAACTTTTTCAACGTGGTTATTTTTCCCGCTCTCATCGGTATGGGTGTTGATTCGGGGTTCACTATTACCGGCGCTGGAAGGAGCTCAAAGGTGACACACCCACGTGCCAGCGTGAACTGTTCACACCGCTTTCCGTCTGTACCCTCACCACCATTACCGGGTATTCCGGCATGGTTTTCGCTAACCATCCCGGACTACGCTCAATCGGCCTCCTGGCTTCCCTGGGACTTGCATGTATCTGGGTAA